From a single Lolium rigidum isolate FL_2022 chromosome 7, APGP_CSIRO_Lrig_0.1, whole genome shotgun sequence genomic region:
- the LOC124673198 gene encoding sex determination protein tasselseed-2-like, with protein sequence MTAIEFMPDRTHQAGGIVPLGATAAAATNNGNAAAVPRRRLEGKVAIVTGGARGIGEAIVRAFVRHGARVVVADIDDAAGEALAAALGLGGACCSYVHCDVSQEADVERAVGCCVARYGRLDVLCNNAGVLGRQDPPAANGTKSSGGGIASLDAAEFDRVLRVNTLGAALGMKHAARAMLQRRGGGGGSIVSVASVAGVMGGMGPHAYTASKHALVGLTKNAACELGEHGIRVNCVSPFGVATPMLVNAWRHRSHDDDEEADGIAPAPPSEQEVEKTEEMVRGLATLKGATLRAGDIAEAALFLASDESRYISGHNLVVDGGVTTSRNVIGL encoded by the coding sequence ATGACAGCCATCGAGTTCATGCCCGACAGGACCCACCAGGCCGGCGGCATCGTCCCCCTCGGCGCCACcgcggccgccgccaccaacaaCGGCAATGCCGCCGCCGTGCCCAGGCGGAGGCTGGAGGGGAAGGTGGCCATCGTgaccggcggcgcgcgcgggatcGGGGAGGCGATCGTGCGCGCGTTCGTGCGGCACGGCGCGCGCGTGGTGGtcgcggacatcgacgacgcggcCGGGGAGGCCCTGGCGGCCGCGCTGGGCCTGGGCGGCGCCTGCTGCAGCTACGTGCATTGCGACGTGTCCCAGGAGGCCGATGTGGAGCGCGCCGTCGGGTGCTGCGTCGCGCGGTACGGGCGGCTCGACGTGCTCTGCAACAACGCCGGCGTGCTGGGCCGGCAGGACCCGCCGGCCGCCAACGGTACCAAAAGCAGTGGCGGCGGCATCGCGTCCCTGGACGCCGCCGAGTTCGACCGCGTGCTGCGCGTGAACACGCTCGGCGCGGCGCTCGGCATGAAGCACGCGGCGCGGGCCATGCtgcagcggcgcggcggcggcgggggcagcATCGTGTCGGTGGCGAGCGTCGCCGGCGTGATGGGCGGGATGGGCCCGCACGCGTACACGGCGTCCAAGCACGCGCTGGTGGGGCTGACCAAGAACGCGGCGTGCGAGCTCGGGGAGCACGGCATCCGCGTGAACTGCGTGTCCCCATTCGGGGTGGCCACGCCGATGCTGGTCAACGCGTGGCGCCACCGCAgccatgacgacgacgaggaggcagACGGGATCGCACCTGCGCCGCCGAGCGAGCAGGAGGTGGAGAAGACGGAGGAGATGGTGCGTGGCCTGGCGACACTCAAGGGCGCGACGCTGCGAGCCGGGGACATCGCGGAGGCGGCGCTGTTCCTGGCCAGCGACGAGTCGAGGTACATCTCCGGGCACaacctcgtcgtcgacggcggcgtCACCACCTCCCGGAACGTCATCGGGCTGTGA